The Actinopolyspora erythraea genome has a segment encoding these proteins:
- a CDS encoding aminodeoxychorismate/anthranilate synthase component II → MRVLVVDNYDSFVYNLVQYLAQLGVECVVRRNDVVTDEDVRWADGVLLSPGPGRPAGAGCSLDLVSDCARGAKPLLGVCLGHQALGEALGGVVERAPELLHGKTSEIEHRGVGVFSGLPRPLVATRYHSLTVRPDSVPPELDVTARTADGVVMGMRHRELPLEGVQFHPESVLTEGGHRMLANWMDLAGHAPDWGLVEELERGMREVAANALR, encoded by the coding sequence GTGCGGGTTCTGGTGGTCGACAACTACGACAGCTTCGTCTACAACCTGGTGCAGTACCTCGCCCAGCTCGGCGTGGAGTGCGTGGTTCGCCGCAACGACGTCGTGACCGACGAGGACGTCCGGTGGGCCGACGGCGTGCTGCTCAGCCCGGGGCCGGGCAGACCGGCGGGGGCGGGCTGTTCCCTGGACCTCGTCTCGGACTGCGCGCGCGGGGCGAAGCCGTTGCTGGGGGTGTGCCTGGGGCACCAGGCGCTGGGGGAGGCCCTGGGCGGCGTCGTCGAGCGGGCACCGGAGCTGCTGCACGGCAAGACCAGCGAGATCGAGCACCGGGGCGTCGGCGTGTTCAGCGGGCTGCCTCGGCCGCTCGTGGCGACGCGCTACCACTCGCTGACCGTGCGGCCGGACAGCGTCCCCCCGGAGCTCGACGTCACCGCGCGCACGGCGGACGGCGTGGTGATGGGTATGCGTCACCGCGAGCTCCCGTTGGAGGGCGTGCAGTTCCACCCCGAGTCGGTGCTGACCGAGGGCGGCCACCGGATGCTGGCCAACTGGATGGATCTCGCCGGGCACGCCCCGGACTGGGGGCTGGTCGAGGAGCTGGAACGCGGTATGCGCGAGGTCGCCGCGAACGCGCTGCGCTGA
- a CDS encoding class E sortase: MVSVDTPPQAPPPRGRAGRWRPLLRGLGEALITLGLVVLLFVFYEVQVTSWFSARQQADATERLRGQWREVSPDGQAPSPVPGRGFARLHIPSLGPDFPFTVLEGTDQDTLAAGPGHYGGTALPGQRGNFALAGHRSGRMAPFGDLDRLGSCDAMVVETATDWYVYRVLPLRGEAAEWNPETAPERCAGVAPIGGPYRDVFGRTIVEPERREVINPVPGVPRGTVPEQWRSRLITLTTCHPRFSAEKRMIVHGVLTKRYPKVAERPDLRPPELGG, from the coding sequence ATGGTGAGTGTCGACACGCCGCCGCAGGCCCCACCGCCGCGCGGGCGGGCCGGGCGCTGGCGCCCGCTGCTGCGCGGACTCGGTGAGGCCCTCATCACCCTGGGGCTGGTCGTCCTGCTCTTCGTGTTCTACGAGGTCCAGGTGACCAGTTGGTTCTCGGCGCGCCAACAGGCCGATGCCACCGAGCGGCTGCGCGGACAGTGGCGGGAGGTCTCCCCGGACGGGCAGGCACCGTCCCCTGTACCGGGGCGCGGGTTCGCCCGGCTCCACATCCCGAGCCTCGGCCCGGACTTCCCGTTCACCGTGTTGGAGGGGACGGACCAGGACACGCTGGCGGCGGGCCCCGGGCACTACGGCGGGACGGCCCTGCCCGGGCAGCGGGGGAACTTCGCCCTGGCGGGGCACCGCTCGGGACGGATGGCCCCGTTCGGCGACCTCGACCGGCTCGGCTCCTGTGACGCGATGGTCGTCGAAACGGCCACCGACTGGTACGTCTACCGCGTGCTCCCGCTGCGGGGCGAGGCGGCCGAGTGGAACCCGGAAACGGCTCCGGAGCGCTGCGCCGGAGTCGCTCCGATCGGAGGCCCCTACCGCGACGTCTTCGGCAGGACGATAGTCGAGCCCGAACGTCGCGAGGTCATCAATCCCGTGCCGGGCGTGCCGCGCGGCACCGTTCCCGAACAGTGGCGCAGCAGGCTGATCACGCTGACCACCTGCCATCCGCGTTTCTCGGCCGAGAAGCGGATGATCGTGCACGGCGTGCTGACCAAGCGTTATCCGAAGGTGGCCGAACGACCGGACCTCCGGCCACCCGAGTTGGGCGGTTGA
- a CDS encoding TrkH family potassium uptake protein encodes MVVVGFALTVLVGTVLLMLPVSTQHGTATNWVTALFTATSAVCVTGLVVVDTAAHWSTFGEVVILGLIQVGGLGIMTLASLLGMLVVRRLGLRMRRRAQAETKSIDLGDVRSVIAGVIALSLVIEAITALALTLRFVLGYGQSWGHGAYFGVFHAVSAFNNAGFALHPDSLQRYATDPLVCLPVVLAVIVGGMGFPVLFEIGRRLRGKRRHWSLHARVTVGAYTALLLVGVLAFGVFEWNNPDTLGPLGTGGKLLVGLFHGVTPRTAGFTTVDIGEINPTTMLVNDVLMFVGGGSAGTAGGIKVTTFALLAFVILAEVRGESQVHVLGRKLPLGVQRQALTVVLVGVGMVFTATLLLLVITPFKLDAALFESISAFGTVGLSTGITEQLPRAGELVLVALMFTGRLGPITMASALALRERGRRYDLPEERPIVG; translated from the coding sequence ATGGTGGTGGTCGGGTTCGCGCTGACCGTGCTCGTGGGGACCGTGCTGCTGATGCTGCCGGTCTCGACGCAGCACGGCACCGCCACGAACTGGGTGACCGCGCTGTTCACCGCCACCTCGGCGGTGTGCGTGACCGGCCTGGTGGTGGTGGACACCGCCGCGCACTGGTCCACCTTCGGCGAGGTGGTCATCCTCGGCCTCATCCAGGTGGGCGGTCTCGGCATCATGACCCTGGCCTCGCTGCTGGGCATGCTGGTGGTGCGCAGGCTGGGACTGCGGATGCGGCGCAGGGCCCAGGCCGAGACGAAGAGCATCGACCTGGGTGACGTCCGGTCGGTGATCGCGGGCGTGATCGCGCTGAGCCTCGTGATCGAGGCGATCACCGCCCTGGCCCTGACCCTCAGGTTCGTGCTGGGCTACGGGCAGTCCTGGGGGCACGGCGCCTACTTCGGGGTGTTCCACGCCGTGTCGGCGTTCAACAACGCCGGGTTCGCGCTCCACCCCGACAGCCTGCAGCGCTACGCCACCGACCCGCTGGTGTGCCTGCCCGTGGTGCTGGCCGTCATCGTGGGCGGGATGGGCTTCCCGGTGCTGTTCGAGATCGGCCGCAGACTGCGCGGGAAGCGGCGGCACTGGTCGCTGCACGCGCGGGTGACGGTGGGCGCCTACACCGCCCTGCTGCTGGTCGGAGTGCTGGCGTTCGGCGTCTTCGAGTGGAACAACCCGGACACCCTGGGACCGCTGGGCACCGGGGGCAAACTGCTGGTCGGGCTGTTCCACGGCGTGACCCCGCGCACGGCGGGCTTCACCACCGTGGACATCGGCGAGATCAACCCGACCACGATGCTGGTCAACGACGTGCTCATGTTCGTGGGTGGCGGCAGCGCGGGCACGGCGGGCGGTATCAAGGTCACCACCTTCGCGCTGCTGGCGTTCGTGATACTCGCCGAGGTGCGCGGCGAGTCGCAGGTGCACGTGCTGGGGCGCAAACTGCCGTTGGGGGTGCAGCGCCAGGCGCTGACCGTGGTGCTGGTGGGCGTGGGCATGGTGTTCACCGCGACGCTGCTGCTGCTCGTGATCACCCCCTTCAAACTGGACGCGGCCCTGTTCGAGTCGATCTCGGCCTTCGGCACCGTCGGCCTCTCCACCGGCATCACCGAGCAGCTGCCGAGGGCGGGAGAGCTCGTGCTGGTGGCGCTGATGTTCACCGGCAGGCTGGGCCCGATCACCATGGCCTCCGCTCTCGCGCTGCGGGAGCGCGGCCGCCGTTACGACTTGCCCGAGGAGCGACCGATCGTTGGCTAG
- a CDS encoding potassium channel family protein yields the protein MARQTHSSRPSRVVVIGLGRFGGSLAVELVERGSEVLALDNRPHLVQQFSDAVTHAAVADTTDPEVLRQLDVPDFRRAVVAIGDDLEASILTTSLLVDFEIPHIWAKAVSRQHGRILERVGAHRVVLPEHDMGERVAHLVTGRMLDYIQFEDDYAIVKTRAPAAAVERPLSETKVRSKYGVTVVGIKRPGEGFTYATQETVLHHGDILIVSGRSRDVERFADLT from the coding sequence TTGGCTAGGCAGACCCACAGCTCACGCCCGTCCCGCGTAGTGGTGATCGGACTGGGCCGCTTCGGCGGTTCACTCGCGGTGGAGCTCGTCGAACGCGGCTCCGAGGTACTGGCGCTGGACAACCGGCCGCACCTGGTTCAGCAGTTCTCGGACGCGGTGACCCACGCGGCGGTGGCCGACACCACCGACCCCGAGGTGCTGCGGCAGCTCGACGTGCCCGACTTCCGGCGCGCCGTGGTGGCGATCGGCGACGACCTGGAGGCCAGCATCCTGACCACCTCCCTGCTCGTCGACTTCGAGATCCCCCACATCTGGGCCAAGGCGGTGAGCAGGCAGCACGGGCGCATCCTCGAACGGGTCGGCGCGCACCGGGTGGTGCTGCCCGAGCACGACATGGGCGAGCGCGTGGCGCACCTGGTGACCGGCCGGATGCTGGACTACATCCAGTTCGAGGACGACTACGCGATCGTCAAGACCCGCGCTCCCGCCGCGGCGGTGGAGCGGCCGCTGAGCGAGACCAAGGTGCGCAGCAAGTACGGCGTGACCGTGGTGGGGATCAAGCGCCCCGGCGAGGGGTTCACCTACGCCACCCAGGAAACCGTGCTGCACCACGGCGACATCCTGATCGTGTCCGGTCGGTCCAGGGACGTGGAACGGTTCGCCGACCTCACTTAA
- a CDS encoding serine/threonine-protein kinase: MPNSGQTLAERYRLATRIAVGGMGEVWQAVDVRLDRTVAVKVLKPELCGDAEFLHRFRTEARTTASLNHPGIAAVHDYGETAAVPDGPEDTAYLVMEHVEGEPLAAILAREGRITAEHTLEMLEQAGNALHAAHERGLVHRDVKPGNILVTPNGTIKLTDFGIAKAADAAPVTRSGMVMGTAHYISPEQALGGEAIPASDVYSLAVVGYECLRGHRPFLSDNAVTVAMMHIRDLAQPLPPDVPPGARALIEATLVKDPRRRYSDGGEFANAVASVRAGRPLPTPVALTVPQQPPPGAPPHTVTQAPARGQHPGPGAHPTGQQPPVPPQPQSPPPQHPPTGNQPPLAGQQHAAPATHSGGQPPGPPTGAPLATGAHQRGNTVPPGVIPPQSAPPPGTVGGGTNAPGYPTARRVTGRWTALWVVLGVVVVLVLIASGFALLRMYDRAAPSETYVPATVTPRELTRSAQPNTSGRVRLADFASPGAFNEDSVRHPEGRLSSVPRPVAESAIGSPGTDAPRQRGLSPRTEGAEVIPPSPDGTREAGKHEVGGTAHRARNRSATAVAELRDDLMGRSWTQIGTTQR, from the coding sequence GTGCCCAACTCCGGCCAAACGCTCGCCGAGCGCTACCGGCTCGCCACCCGCATAGCCGTCGGCGGCATGGGCGAGGTGTGGCAGGCCGTGGACGTGCGCCTGGACCGCACGGTCGCGGTCAAGGTCCTCAAGCCCGAGCTGTGCGGCGACGCCGAGTTCCTGCACCGCTTCCGCACCGAGGCACGCACCACGGCCTCGCTGAACCACCCCGGGATCGCCGCGGTGCACGACTACGGCGAGACGGCCGCCGTCCCGGACGGGCCGGAGGACACCGCCTACCTGGTGATGGAGCACGTCGAGGGGGAACCCCTCGCCGCCATCCTCGCCAGGGAGGGGCGCATCACCGCCGAGCACACCCTGGAGATGCTCGAACAGGCGGGCAACGCGCTGCACGCCGCCCACGAGCGCGGCTTGGTGCACCGTGACGTCAAACCGGGCAACATCCTGGTCACGCCGAACGGCACCATCAAGCTGACCGACTTCGGCATCGCCAAGGCGGCCGACGCGGCACCGGTGACCCGTTCGGGAATGGTGATGGGCACCGCGCACTACATCTCGCCCGAGCAGGCGCTGGGGGGCGAGGCCATCCCCGCCAGCGACGTCTACTCGTTGGCGGTGGTCGGGTACGAGTGCCTGCGTGGCCACCGTCCCTTCCTCTCCGACAACGCGGTGACCGTAGCCATGATGCACATCCGCGACCTGGCGCAGCCGCTGCCACCGGACGTTCCGCCGGGAGCGCGGGCACTGATCGAGGCGACGCTGGTGAAGGACCCCCGCAGGCGGTACTCCGACGGCGGGGAGTTCGCGAACGCGGTGGCCAGCGTGCGGGCGGGCAGGCCCCTGCCGACTCCGGTGGCGCTGACGGTTCCCCAGCAGCCACCACCGGGTGCCCCGCCCCACACCGTCACCCAAGCTCCGGCGCGGGGGCAGCACCCCGGACCGGGAGCGCACCCCACGGGACAACAGCCCCCCGTACCGCCGCAGCCGCAGTCACCGCCCCCGCAGCACCCCCCGACCGGGAACCAGCCTCCCCTCGCGGGCCAGCAGCACGCCGCACCCGCGACGCACTCCGGTGGCCAACCGCCCGGTCCCCCCACCGGTGCCCCGTTGGCCACGGGCGCGCACCAGCGGGGCAACACCGTGCCGCCCGGTGTCATCCCGCCGCAGTCGGCACCACCCCCCGGCACCGTCGGCGGCGGGACCAACGCACCGGGCTACCCCACGGCGCGACGCGTCACCGGACGCTGGACCGCGCTGTGGGTGGTGCTCGGTGTCGTCGTGGTGCTGGTACTGATCGCCAGCGGTTTCGCGCTGCTCCGGATGTACGACCGCGCGGCCCCCTCCGAGACGTACGTCCCGGCGACAGTGACCCCCCGGGAACTCACACGGAGTGCCCAGCCGAACACCAGCGGTCGTGTGAGATTGGCCGATTTCGCCTCTCCGGGGGCATTCAACGAGGATTCGGTGCGGCATCCTGAGGGACGGCTCTCATCGGTTCCGCGCCCGGTAGCGGAGTCGGCGATCGGTTCACCGGGAACCGACGCACCGCGACAGCGTGGGCTGTCGCCGCGAACCGAAGGCGCCGAGGTGATCCCGCCGAGTCCGGACGGGACCCGGGAGGCCGGCAAGCACGAAGTCGGGGGAACCGCGCACCGCGCCCGGAACCGGTCGGCAACCGCCGTCGCGGAGCTCCGGGACGACTTGATGGGACGCTCGTGGACACAGATCGGGACGACGCAGCGATGA
- the pknB gene encoding Stk1 family PASTA domain-containing Ser/Thr kinase — MSSPRLLSNRYEIEDALGYGGMSEVHRGRDVRLGRDVAVKVLRADLARDPTFQLRFRREAQNAAALNHPAIVAVYDTGETDSENGPLPYIVMEYVNGRTLRDIVKTEGPLAPRRAMEVMADASAALDFSHRHGIVHRDVKPANIMITDSGAVKVMDFGIARAVADGQAAVTQTAAVIGTAQYLSPEQARGETVDARSDVYASGCVLYELLCGEPPFTGDSPVAVAYQHVREQPGKPSDTNRQVPAELDAVILKALSKNPENRYESAAEMRTDLVRVLSGQRPKAPLVMSEEERTELAAGETETTRVNTDHESRVAAAVPPDYDGDDEDHARRRRKRWTIGLVTAACVAVFAVLAGLAAVMFNGGGSEQPERIQLEKLTGMKVELARDKLDEAGFTEYKIVNKESESSQEGKIIDQKPGPGKYPPDEAIVLHKGTGPGSVKVPDLVGMTIQEARTALEEKGLEIGSRQREEVTDPDDVGKIIRQSATGTVSKDKVINVVLGKAIPKQQVPDVTELQVGGAKQNLTSLGFQVSTEEVASTRAAGTVVGQDPSGGSSVREGSEITLSVSDGSRMEMPGVLGLDESEAKSALRESGFRGDITTRKKAVSESSKEGTVVSTSPSTDSELDRNGKVTLHIGAEESETTPPTESSSPNGDSPFDGF; from the coding sequence ATGAGCTCACCGCGACTTCTCTCCAACCGCTACGAGATCGAGGACGCCCTCGGTTACGGGGGCATGTCCGAGGTACACCGTGGCCGTGACGTCCGGCTCGGCCGGGACGTCGCAGTGAAGGTGCTGCGTGCGGACCTCGCGAGGGACCCCACTTTCCAGCTGCGGTTCCGCAGGGAGGCGCAGAACGCGGCGGCGCTGAACCACCCGGCGATCGTCGCCGTCTACGACACCGGCGAGACCGACTCCGAGAACGGGCCGCTGCCGTACATCGTCATGGAGTACGTCAACGGCCGCACGCTGCGCGACATCGTCAAGACCGAGGGACCGCTGGCACCACGCCGGGCGATGGAGGTCATGGCCGACGCCTCCGCCGCGTTGGACTTCAGCCACCGGCACGGCATCGTGCACCGGGACGTGAAACCGGCCAACATCATGATCACCGACTCCGGCGCGGTGAAGGTGATGGACTTCGGCATCGCGCGCGCGGTCGCGGACGGCCAGGCGGCCGTCACGCAGACCGCGGCGGTCATCGGCACGGCGCAGTACCTCTCCCCGGAGCAGGCCAGGGGGGAGACGGTGGACGCGCGCAGCGACGTCTACGCCTCGGGCTGCGTGCTCTACGAGCTGCTGTGCGGTGAGCCACCGTTCACCGGCGACTCGCCGGTGGCCGTGGCCTACCAGCACGTCAGGGAGCAGCCCGGCAAACCCTCCGACACCAATCGGCAGGTACCGGCCGAGCTGGACGCGGTGATCCTCAAGGCGCTGAGCAAGAACCCCGAGAACCGCTACGAGTCGGCCGCCGAGATGCGCACCGACCTCGTTCGGGTGCTTTCCGGCCAGCGCCCCAAGGCGCCGCTGGTGATGTCCGAGGAGGAGCGCACCGAGCTGGCCGCGGGCGAGACCGAGACCACCCGGGTGAACACCGACCACGAGTCCCGCGTGGCCGCCGCCGTTCCGCCGGACTACGACGGCGACGACGAGGACCACGCCCGCAGACGGCGCAAGAGGTGGACGATCGGGCTGGTCACGGCGGCCTGCGTGGCGGTGTTCGCCGTGCTGGCCGGGCTGGCGGCGGTGATGTTCAACGGCGGGGGGAGCGAGCAACCGGAGCGGATCCAGCTGGAGAAGCTCACCGGCATGAAGGTCGAGCTGGCCAGGGATAAGCTGGACGAGGCCGGGTTCACGGAATACAAGATCGTCAACAAGGAGTCCGAGTCCAGCCAAGAGGGCAAGATCATCGATCAGAAACCCGGTCCGGGGAAGTACCCGCCCGACGAGGCGATCGTCCTCCACAAAGGCACCGGCCCCGGTTCGGTGAAGGTCCCCGACCTCGTGGGGATGACGATCCAGGAGGCGCGTACCGCGCTGGAGGAGAAGGGACTGGAGATCGGCTCCCGACAGCGCGAGGAAGTCACCGACCCGGACGACGTCGGAAAGATCATCCGTCAGAGCGCCACCGGCACGGTGTCGAAGGACAAGGTGATCAACGTCGTGTTGGGCAAGGCCATCCCGAAGCAGCAGGTGCCCGACGTGACCGAACTCCAGGTCGGGGGGGCGAAGCAGAACCTGACCTCGTTGGGGTTCCAGGTCTCCACCGAGGAAGTCGCCTCGACCAGGGCCGCGGGAACCGTGGTGGGCCAGGACCCCTCCGGCGGGTCGAGCGTGCGCGAGGGCTCCGAGATCACGCTGTCGGTCTCGGACGGATCACGCATGGAGATGCCCGGCGTGCTCGGACTCGACGAGTCCGAGGCCAAGTCCGCACTGCGCGAGTCGGGCTTCAGGGGCGATATCACCACCCGGAAGAAGGCGGTGTCGGAGTCGAGCAAGGAGGGCACGGTGGTGTCCACCTCGCCCTCGACGGACTCGGAGTTGGACCGCAACGGCAAGGTGACGTTGCACATCGGCGCCGAGGAGAGCGAGACCACTCCCCCCACTGAATCGAGCTCTCCCAACGGGGACAGTCCCTTCGACGGGTTCTGA